A genomic window from Streptomyces sp. NBC_00234 includes:
- a CDS encoding PadR family transcriptional regulator: MDDLTEMLKGTLEGCVLEIIGSEETYGYAITRQLNELGFADVVEGTVYTILLRLERKRLVQVTKRPSEVGPPRKFYALNDAGREELATFWAKWQYVSSRIDRLKEGGR, encoded by the coding sequence ATGGACGACCTGACGGAGATGCTGAAGGGCACGCTCGAAGGGTGCGTGCTCGAAATCATCGGCAGCGAGGAAACCTACGGGTACGCCATCACCCGTCAGCTGAACGAGCTCGGCTTCGCCGACGTCGTCGAGGGGACGGTGTACACCATCTTGCTGCGACTGGAGAGAAAGAGACTCGTCCAGGTGACGAAGCGACCGTCAGAGGTCGGTCCGCCGCGCAAGTTCTACGCGCTCAACGACGCCGGGCGCGAGGAACTCGCGACTTTCTGGGCGAAATGGCAGTACGTCTCATCACGCATCGACAGGCTCAAGGAGGGCGGGAGATGA
- a CDS encoding DUF1048 domain-containing protein — protein sequence MNFWETITGSDLTREWKAFDARAEALPDNYRAAWEEIKGHLFPHGSFTGRNLMPILDSALGLLEETAADGQSVHEVLGDDIRGFCTALVGGEGARTYRDRWREQLNRNVARKLSRLGG from the coding sequence ATGAACTTCTGGGAGACCATCACAGGCAGCGATCTCACCAGGGAATGGAAGGCGTTCGACGCCCGGGCCGAGGCGCTGCCGGACAACTACCGGGCGGCGTGGGAAGAGATCAAGGGCCACCTCTTCCCTCACGGGAGCTTCACGGGCCGCAACCTGATGCCGATCCTCGACTCCGCCCTGGGACTGCTCGAAGAGACGGCGGCGGACGGGCAGAGCGTCCACGAGGTGCTCGGCGATGACATCCGAGGCTTTTGCACGGCTCTGGTCGGCGGAGAAGGGGCTCGAACCTATCGCGACCGGTGGCGTGAGCAGTTGAACAGGAACGTCGCAAGGAAACTGAGCCGGCTGGGAGGCTGA
- a CDS encoding DUF4386 domain-containing protein codes for MSPDRRTAVAAGSLFLLTEAAAIAGAVLYRPLLGADNGLLVQGADTRALLGVLCEVVLVVAVAGTGAALFPVLRRHGEGLALGYAFGRLLEAAVIALGIVAVLALVTLRRDAGAVDGADVALAAVHDWTFLLGPNLALGLNTVLLAYLAYRARLVPRFIAVLGLVGGPLICASGVAVMFGAYAQVSVAGSAAALPVFAWELGLAGWLIVRGFGPGSGAASRSDGEVADPAGVRR; via the coding sequence ATGAGTCCGGACCGGAGAACCGCGGTGGCCGCCGGGTCGCTGTTCCTGCTGACCGAGGCCGCCGCGATAGCGGGAGCGGTTCTGTACCGCCCCTTGTTGGGCGCGGACAACGGCCTGCTCGTGCAGGGCGCCGACACGCGGGCGCTGCTCGGGGTGCTCTGCGAGGTGGTGCTGGTGGTGGCGGTGGCCGGTACCGGGGCGGCGCTGTTCCCCGTCCTGCGGCGCCACGGCGAGGGGCTCGCGCTCGGGTACGCCTTCGGGCGGCTGTTGGAGGCGGCCGTCATCGCCCTCGGGATCGTCGCCGTCCTGGCGCTCGTCACCCTGCGGCGGGACGCGGGGGCCGTGGACGGCGCCGACGTCGCGCTGGCGGCCGTGCACGACTGGACGTTCCTGCTCGGGCCCAACCTCGCCCTCGGCCTGAACACCGTCCTGCTCGCGTACCTGGCGTACCGCGCACGGCTCGTGCCGCGCTTCATCGCCGTGCTCGGGCTGGTCGGCGGGCCGCTGATCTGCGCCTCCGGCGTCGCCGTGATGTTCGGGGCCTACGCGCAGGTCTCCGTGGCGGGATCGGCCGCCGCGCTCCCGGTGTTCGCCTGGGAGCTGGGGCTGGCCGGGTGGCTCATCGTCAGGGGGTTCGGGCCCGGTTCGGGCGCCGCGTCCCGGTCAGACGGAGAAGTGGCTGATCCCGCCGGTGTCCGTCGGTGA
- a CDS encoding DUF1048 domain-containing protein → MSIQDIVEGKKQWRAHMARVKALPPDYLIVYKEMQRYLFKVGPIDLPDGPLLPGIVDFFEEGAAAGKGVLQLIGNDVAAFCDDLVKDSRTYADVYQESISGGPGTAEK, encoded by the coding sequence GTGAGCATCCAGGACATCGTCGAGGGCAAGAAGCAATGGCGGGCCCACATGGCTCGGGTCAAGGCGCTCCCACCGGACTACCTGATCGTCTACAAGGAGATGCAGAGGTATTTGTTCAAGGTCGGACCGATCGATCTTCCCGACGGGCCCCTACTCCCCGGGATCGTCGACTTCTTCGAGGAGGGCGCCGCCGCGGGCAAGGGGGTCCTGCAACTCATCGGCAACGACGTCGCCGCGTTCTGCGACGACCTGGTCAAGGACTCACGCACCTATGCGGATGTCTATCAGGAGTCCATCAGCGGGGGACCCGGCACGGCCGAGAAGTAA
- a CDS encoding TetR/AcrR family transcriptional regulator C-terminal domain-containing protein, producing the protein MTPEKATHTQRIPLNRERVLRAAVALADATGIDALSMRRLAQELDVVPMALYKHVANKEELLDGMADAVVGEIDPPAASPDWQRVVRGRILSARRVLLRHPWAARVIESRTGPTPAVLAYLDSMAGSFRDGGLSADLTHHVMHAMGSRLLGFSQELFDTSGPSGPPDPELAARFPHIAELAATAAHDGGSTVGGGCDDQFEFEFALDLLLNGFENLRRQGWTSARKA; encoded by the coding sequence ATGACCCCGGAGAAAGCCACGCACACGCAACGGATCCCCCTGAACAGGGAGCGTGTCCTGCGCGCCGCCGTCGCGCTCGCCGACGCCACCGGCATCGACGCGCTCAGCATGCGCAGGCTCGCGCAGGAGCTGGACGTCGTACCGATGGCCCTCTACAAGCACGTGGCCAACAAGGAGGAGTTGCTCGACGGCATGGCCGACGCCGTCGTCGGCGAGATCGACCCGCCGGCCGCGAGCCCCGACTGGCAGCGCGTGGTCCGCGGGCGGATCCTCTCGGCTCGGCGGGTCCTGCTGCGCCACCCCTGGGCGGCCCGGGTCATCGAGTCGCGGACCGGCCCCACCCCGGCCGTACTGGCGTACCTGGACTCGATGGCCGGGAGCTTCCGGGACGGCGGCCTCTCCGCCGACCTCACGCACCACGTCATGCACGCGATGGGCAGCCGCCTGCTCGGCTTCAGCCAGGAACTGTTCGACACCTCGGGCCCCTCCGGCCCGCCGGACCCCGAGCTGGCGGCGCGCTTCCCGCACATCGCGGAACTGGCCGCGACGGCCGCACACGACGGGGGCTCCACGGTCGGTGGCGGCTGCGACGACCAGTTCGAGTTCGAATTCGCCCTGGACCTCCTCCTGAACGGCTTCGAGAACCTCCGCCGCCAGGGCTGGACGTCCGCGCGAAAGGCGTAG
- a CDS encoding MFS transporter, whose translation MVAPRPAPWHGLAVLVALMLAAFTFNTAENLPIGLLEVISESLRVSVSAVGLLVTGYGVTVAVASLPLAHAMRAVPRRHVLTGLLAALVVSSLIAALASSYWLLLAARLLTALAQALFWAVMSPVAVGLFAPAVRGRVIGALSVAGSLALVLGVPAGTWLGRQSDWQVPVAMLAGLGIISLVTIAVLLPTSRPEEEHAAYGISPDARRFGIVLAVGSLSATGAFTGYTYIAKFLSDVSGFPPGTVSTLFMAFGVACLAGVSITGALLDRFPHAALTTAVATQAVGMLGLYAAGTDPVAVVVFLVLMGGALGPVFMATQNAMLHCAPQRTDIALAANSGAYNAGIAAGAALGALVLPLADVRGTFLVGGLFSVAACAVLLGARLLRQRPESAE comes from the coding sequence ATGGTCGCGCCACGACCGGCTCCATGGCACGGGCTGGCGGTGCTCGTTGCCCTGATGCTGGCCGCCTTCACCTTCAACACTGCGGAGAACCTGCCGATCGGCCTCCTGGAAGTCATCTCCGAAAGCCTGCGGGTGTCAGTGTCGGCGGTCGGTCTTCTGGTCACCGGCTATGGCGTGACAGTGGCCGTCGCGTCTCTGCCGCTCGCCCACGCCATGCGGGCAGTGCCCCGACGCCACGTGCTCACGGGCCTCCTGGCCGCGCTGGTCGTGTCCAGTCTCATTGCCGCGCTGGCGTCCTCATATTGGTTGCTTCTCGCGGCAAGACTGCTGACAGCGCTTGCTCAAGCGCTGTTCTGGGCCGTGATGAGCCCGGTCGCGGTGGGCCTGTTCGCGCCCGCGGTACGTGGGCGTGTGATCGGGGCACTGTCCGTCGCCGGTTCGCTCGCCCTCGTGCTCGGTGTGCCCGCCGGGACCTGGCTGGGCCGGCAGAGTGACTGGCAGGTGCCAGTCGCCATGCTTGCGGGTCTGGGGATCATCTCCCTGGTGACGATCGCCGTTCTGCTGCCGACCTCACGTCCGGAAGAAGAACACGCCGCCTACGGCATCAGCCCCGATGCCCGCCGCTTCGGGATCGTGCTGGCGGTCGGATCCTTGTCCGCTACTGGGGCTTTCACGGGATATACCTACATCGCGAAGTTCCTGAGCGACGTGAGCGGATTTCCTCCAGGCACGGTCAGTACCCTGTTCATGGCCTTCGGCGTTGCGTGTCTGGCCGGGGTGAGCATCACCGGGGCTCTGCTGGATCGCTTTCCGCATGCCGCGCTGACCACTGCCGTAGCCACTCAGGCAGTGGGCATGCTCGGCCTGTACGCGGCCGGCACCGATCCGGTGGCGGTGGTGGTGTTCCTGGTGCTGATGGGCGGTGCACTCGGGCCAGTGTTCATGGCCACCCAGAACGCGATGCTGCATTGTGCTCCGCAGCGCACGGATATCGCGCTCGCAGCGAACTCCGGCGCCTACAACGCTGGTATCGCGGCGGGCGCCGCGCTCGGGGCACTCGTACTGCCGCTCGCCGACGTGCGGGGCACCTTCCTCGTCGGCGGCCTGTTTTCTGTCGCAGCCTGTGCGGTGCTACTCGGTGCACGGCTGCTGCGTCAACGACCTGAATCCGCCGAGTAG